One window of the Rufibacter radiotolerans genome contains the following:
- the aspA gene encoding aspartate ammonia-lyase, whose translation MDAPFRIEHDFLGEKEIPNTVYYGVQTLRALENFNITGITNASEPLFIQAFAYVKKAAAMANRDLGVLDPKLAEAILFACDELIAGKYHDQFVTDLIQGGAGTSVNMNANEVIANIGLEYLGHQKGEYDILHPNNHVNFSQSTNDTYPTALMLAIHLKMDAYIKALADLRKSFLRKSKKFDRVLKMGRTQLQDAVPMTLGQEFHAFATTVNDDVLRLREAQRKLTECNMGATAIGTSINAPAGYPELCTRYLAEITGFPMVLAPDLVEATSDMGTYLHVSAMLKRSAIKISKICNDLRLLSSGPRTGLNEIKLPAMQPGSSIMPGKVNPVIPEVVNQTAFYVIGADVTISMAAEAGQLQLNVMEPVIAFSLFTSLNYMTRAINTLRVKCVDGITANTEISKEMVMHSVGIVTALNPILGYETCASIAKEALATGKSIHQIVVVERKLLDHLKWDEIYSFENMIHPVFINS comes from the coding sequence ATGGACGCACCGTTTAGAATTGAACATGATTTCCTGGGCGAAAAAGAGATCCCCAATACCGTGTACTATGGCGTGCAGACGCTGAGGGCACTAGAAAACTTCAATATCACGGGTATCACCAACGCCTCTGAACCACTCTTTATCCAGGCGTTTGCCTACGTGAAGAAAGCAGCGGCCATGGCCAACCGTGACCTGGGAGTGTTAGACCCTAAACTAGCGGAGGCCATCCTGTTCGCTTGCGATGAATTGATTGCCGGCAAGTACCATGACCAATTTGTGACAGATCTGATTCAGGGCGGGGCCGGAACATCGGTGAACATGAATGCCAATGAGGTGATCGCCAATATTGGGTTGGAATACCTGGGGCACCAGAAAGGCGAGTATGACATTCTGCACCCCAACAATCACGTGAACTTCTCGCAGTCCACCAATGACACCTACCCCACGGCGTTAATGCTGGCCATTCATTTGAAAATGGATGCCTACATCAAGGCCCTGGCAGACCTTCGGAAATCCTTTCTGCGCAAGTCAAAAAAGTTTGACCGGGTCCTGAAGATGGGGCGCACCCAGTTACAGGATGCCGTGCCCATGACGCTGGGCCAGGAGTTCCATGCCTTTGCCACTACCGTAAATGATGACGTGTTGCGCCTGCGTGAGGCCCAGCGCAAGCTCACCGAATGTAACATGGGCGCCACCGCTATTGGCACCAGCATCAACGCCCCTGCCGGCTACCCCGAGCTGTGTACCCGCTACTTAGCGGAAATCACCGGTTTCCCGATGGTGCTGGCCCCGGACCTGGTGGAGGCCACCTCAGACATGGGTACCTACCTGCATGTGTCTGCCATGTTGAAACGGAGCGCTATCAAAATCTCCAAGATCTGCAATGACCTGCGGTTGCTGTCCTCAGGCCCCAGAACCGGTTTGAATGAGATTAAACTTCCGGCCATGCAGCCAGGTTCTTCCATTATGCCCGGTAAGGTGAACCCGGTCATACCTGAGGTGGTGAACCAGACCGCATTTTACGTGATTGGCGCCGACGTGACTATTTCCATGGCCGCCGAGGCCGGGCAGTTGCAGTTGAATGTGATGGAGCCCGTGATTGCCTTCAGTCTGTTTACCTCCCTTAATTACATGACCCGCGCCATCAATACCCTGCGCGTTAAGTGCGTAGACGGCATCACGGCCAATACAGAAATAAGCAAGGAAATGGTGATGCACAGCGTGGGTATTGTTACCGCATTAAACCCCATCTTAGGCTATGAAACCTGCGCCAGCATTGCCAAGGAGGCGCTGGCCACCGGTAAGTCTATTCACCAGATAGTGGTAGTGGAACGGAAGCTGCTGGACCATTTGAAATGGGATGAGATCTATTCTTTTGAGAACATGATCCATCCGGTATTCATCAACAGCTAA
- a CDS encoding DUF3570 domain-containing protein: MRKIYLHASLFFLSILSSFAQTTPPPPDSAAFRSRKLKTQEINFVTSYYTQDGNNSAVTGGIGTEELTDVATTFDITMTKGDFRNRLHSFRFELGFDHYSSASSDLIDPTTISSASAADNRIYPSLNWTMQDDAKNYAVGAGVSVSTEYDYFSKGVNFNFTKFSQDRNQEFGLALSAFLDNWSMIYPIELRTLETPSGPISNPDAGGTNPRNSYNGTFTFSQVINQRMQASFILDLAHQTGQLATPYQRVYFQDNSVHVEKLPDSRTKIPIGARFNFFATDRILLRSFYRFYIDDWGISAHTAELEVPYKLTPFLSISPFYRYYTQTAADYFAPYREHTAQNEFYTSDYDLSDFSSNLFGVNVRFNSANGIFHISKLNTLELRYGHYDRSTGLVSDAITLAATIK, from the coding sequence ATGAGAAAAATCTACCTGCACGCCTCTCTCTTTTTCCTTTCCATCCTCAGCTCCTTTGCGCAGACCACCCCTCCCCCGCCCGACAGTGCTGCCTTCAGGAGCAGGAAACTTAAGACCCAGGAAATAAACTTTGTCACCAGTTACTATACTCAGGACGGAAACAATTCTGCGGTGACCGGCGGCATTGGCACCGAGGAACTCACCGACGTGGCCACCACCTTTGACATTACCATGACCAAAGGCGATTTTCGTAACCGGCTGCACTCCTTCCGGTTTGAACTTGGGTTTGACCACTATTCCTCGGCCTCGTCAGACTTAATTGACCCCACCACTATTTCTTCCGCCTCGGCGGCAGACAACCGCATTTATCCGTCCCTTAACTGGACCATGCAGGATGATGCCAAAAACTATGCCGTGGGGGCCGGGGTTTCGGTGTCAACGGAGTATGATTACTTCTCTAAAGGTGTAAACTTCAATTTCACCAAATTCTCCCAGGACAGAAACCAGGAGTTTGGGCTAGCCCTGAGCGCCTTTCTGGATAACTGGAGCATGATTTACCCCATTGAACTGCGTACCCTGGAAACCCCAAGTGGGCCCATTTCCAACCCAGATGCCGGCGGTACTAACCCACGCAACTCCTATAACGGCACCTTCACCTTCTCGCAGGTTATTAACCAGCGCATGCAGGCGTCGTTCATCCTGGATCTGGCGCACCAAACGGGCCAGTTGGCTACGCCTTACCAAAGGGTGTATTTCCAGGATAACTCGGTGCACGTGGAGAAGCTGCCAGACAGCAGAACCAAAATCCCGATTGGGGCCAGGTTCAACTTCTTCGCCACTGACCGCATCTTGCTCAGGTCCTTTTACCGGTTTTACATTGATGACTGGGGAATCTCTGCCCATACCGCAGAACTGGAGGTACCCTACAAGCTCACGCCGTTCCTGTCCATCAGTCCCTTTTACCGGTACTATACCCAAACCGCCGCCGATTATTTTGCGCCTTACCGCGAGCACACGGCCCAGAATGAGTTCTACACCAGTGACTATGACCTTTCTGATTTTTCCAGCAATCTGTTTGGGGTGAACGTCAGGTTCAATTCCGCTAACGGCATATTTCACATAAGTAAACTGAACACCCTGGAACTGCGCTATGGCCACTATGACCGCAGCACCGGTCTGGTGTCAGATGCCATTACCCTGGCGGCTACTATCAAGTAA
- a CDS encoding DUF4266 domain-containing protein: MILRKRAISGLLLLAVGSLFSCQSVKEYNKMYLNDAEMGLAARKVQKTEMNFLLYREGASGANGGKIGGGCGCN; encoded by the coding sequence ATGATTCTCAGAAAAAGGGCAATTTCAGGGCTCCTGCTTTTAGCGGTAGGGAGCCTTTTTTCGTGCCAGTCAGTGAAGGAGTATAACAAAATGTACCTCAATGACGCTGAGATGGGCCTGGCAGCCCGGAAGGTGCAAAAAACGGAAATGAACTTCCTGCTGTACCGCGAAGGTGCTTCAGGGGCTAACGGCGGCAAGATCGGGGGCGGCTGCGGCTGCAACTAA
- a CDS encoding FAD:protein FMN transferase: MTPDIAHQELTNRLYRRVQKLMGNRFELTVQCASEAEANTALDAAIAEIQRIEALLTTFADTSETNHINAQAGIAPVVPSPEVYDLIARSLRISDLTQGAFDITYGGVDKSLWNFDPHMTALPSVEVAKASVRLVNYKNVLLDPKEKSVYLKHQGMRIGFGGIGKGYAAERAKGILQQLGVRSGIVNAAGDLSAWGTQPNGQPWTIGIADPNAKQTPFSQLNISDMAVATSGNYEKYVVIDGKKYSHTINPKTGLPVTGIKSVTIICPNAELADAMATPVMVMGVKVGLSLINQMRGIACILVDDHNRVHYSNNIRLNK, translated from the coding sequence GTGACACCAGACATTGCCCATCAGGAGCTGACCAACCGCTTATACAGGCGGGTTCAGAAACTGATGGGCAATCGTTTTGAATTGACCGTGCAATGCGCCTCTGAGGCCGAAGCCAACACGGCTCTGGACGCTGCCATTGCCGAGATACAACGCATTGAGGCCCTCCTCACCACCTTCGCAGACACCAGCGAGACCAATCACATCAACGCCCAGGCCGGCATTGCCCCGGTCGTCCCCTCCCCCGAAGTCTATGACCTTATCGCCAGGTCGCTCCGCATCTCAGATCTTACCCAAGGTGCGTTTGACATCACCTACGGTGGCGTAGACAAAAGCCTTTGGAATTTTGACCCGCACATGACAGCTTTGCCTTCTGTTGAAGTAGCGAAAGCCTCGGTACGGTTGGTCAATTACAAGAACGTGCTGCTAGACCCTAAAGAGAAAAGCGTGTATCTGAAACACCAAGGCATGCGCATAGGTTTTGGCGGCATTGGCAAAGGCTATGCCGCAGAGCGGGCCAAAGGAATTTTGCAGCAGTTAGGGGTCAGGAGTGGGATAGTGAATGCCGCCGGCGACTTAAGCGCCTGGGGTACCCAACCCAACGGCCAACCCTGGACCATCGGCATCGCCGACCCCAATGCCAAGCAAACCCCCTTCTCCCAATTAAACATCTCAGATATGGCCGTGGCCACCTCAGGCAACTATGAGAAGTATGTGGTCATTGATGGCAAAAAATATAGCCACACCATTAATCCAAAAACCGGATTGCCCGTTACAGGAATAAAGAGTGTGACTATTATTTGCCCAAATGCAGAACTAGCCGATGCCATGGCCACCCCCGTCATGGTCATGGGTGTGAAAGTGGGTCTTTCTCTCATTAACCAGATGAGAGGCATAGCCTGCATTTTGGTAGATGATCATAACCGTGTACATTATTCTAACAACATACGTTTAAACAAATGA
- a CDS encoding thioredoxin family protein, protein MNLLVLIFSSLFTFGPPAWVKDIEQAKKMSKENHKYILVNFSGSDWCGPCIKMEKEIFENPAFQTYATQNLVMVNADFPRQKKHQLDPKQKSLNEKLADQYNKTGIFPLTVLLDENGKVVKRWEGMPAKEAQSFIAQLQTVK, encoded by the coding sequence ATGAACTTACTTGTTTTAATCTTCAGCAGTTTGTTTACATTTGGACCACCGGCATGGGTGAAAGACATTGAGCAAGCCAAGAAGATGTCTAAGGAAAATCACAAATATATTCTGGTGAACTTCTCAGGCTCAGACTGGTGCGGACCCTGCATTAAAATGGAAAAGGAAATCTTTGAAAATCCTGCGTTCCAGACCTATGCTACCCAAAACCTGGTGATGGTGAACGCAGATTTCCCGCGTCAGAAAAAACACCAGCTTGACCCTAAGCAGAAAAGCCTGAACGAGAAACTTGCTGACCAGTACAACAAAACCGGTATTTTCCCTTTAACCGTACTGTTAGACGAAAACGGGAAAGTAGTGAAGCGCTGGGAAGGCATGCCGGCCAAAGAAGCACAAAGCTTTATCGCCCAGTTACAAACCGTGAAATAA
- the murA gene encoding UDP-N-acetylglucosamine 1-carboxyvinyltransferase encodes MASFEVIGGRTLHGEITPQGAKNEALQILCAVLLTSEPVVISNIPNIRDVNKLIELLRDMGVDVEQTAPDTYVFKAENVNLDYLTSEKFIEQARAIRGSVMILGPMLARFGVAKLPKPGGDKIGRRRLDTHFLAFEKLGAKFTYDANDSFYHLEGKHLKGTYMLLDEASVTGTANIVMAAVFAEGITTIYNAACEPYLQQLCKMLNRMGAKISGIGSNLLIIEGVEQLGGTEHRMLPDMIEIGSFIGLAGMTGSEITIKNAQIRELGLIPDTFRRLGINMEFHGDDIFIPAQDSYEIDTYIDGSILTVSDHTWPGFTPDLLSIALVVATQAKGTVLIHQKMFESRLFFVDKLIDMGAQIILCDPHRATVIGQNKQVPLRGISMTSPDIRAGVALLIAALSAEGRSVIHNIEQIDRGYQNIDGRLNALGAQITRI; translated from the coding sequence ATGGCGTCTTTTGAAGTAATAGGCGGCCGTACTTTACACGGCGAGATTACCCCCCAGGGGGCGAAGAACGAGGCATTACAAATTCTTTGTGCGGTACTCCTCACATCGGAGCCGGTAGTTATTTCCAATATCCCCAACATCAGGGACGTAAACAAGCTGATAGAGCTGTTGCGGGACATGGGCGTTGACGTGGAGCAGACTGCTCCAGACACCTATGTTTTCAAGGCGGAGAATGTCAACTTAGATTACCTCACCTCAGAGAAGTTCATTGAGCAGGCCCGCGCCATCAGAGGGTCTGTGATGATCCTGGGACCTATGCTTGCCCGCTTTGGGGTAGCTAAACTGCCTAAACCCGGCGGGGACAAGATTGGCCGCAGACGCCTGGATACCCACTTCCTGGCTTTTGAGAAACTGGGTGCCAAGTTCACCTATGATGCCAATGATAGCTTCTACCACCTGGAAGGCAAACACCTGAAAGGTACCTACATGTTGCTGGACGAGGCTTCAGTGACGGGAACGGCCAATATTGTGATGGCCGCCGTCTTCGCCGAAGGCATTACCACCATCTACAATGCCGCCTGTGAGCCGTACCTGCAGCAGCTTTGCAAAATGCTGAACCGGATGGGCGCCAAAATCAGCGGCATAGGGTCTAACCTTCTCATCATTGAGGGAGTAGAGCAATTAGGCGGCACCGAGCACCGCATGCTGCCAGACATGATTGAGATTGGGTCTTTCATCGGCCTGGCCGGTATGACGGGTTCTGAGATCACTATCAAAAATGCGCAGATCAGGGAGTTAGGTTTGATCCCAGACACGTTCCGGAGGTTGGGTATCAACATGGAATTCCATGGCGATGATATCTTTATCCCGGCGCAGGACAGCTATGAGATTGACACCTACATTGACGGCAGTATCTTAACCGTTTCTGACCACACCTGGCCTGGCTTCACGCCAGACTTGCTGAGCATTGCCCTAGTGGTGGCTACGCAGGCCAAAGGAACGGTGCTTATCCACCAGAAGATGTTTGAGAGCCGTCTGTTCTTCGTGGACAAACTCATTGACATGGGAGCCCAGATCATCCTGTGTGACCCGCACCGCGCCACCGTAATTGGCCAGAACAAGCAGGTGCCGCTACGCGGTATCTCCATGACCTCGCCTGACATTAGGGCAGGTGTTGCGTTGCTGATTGCCGCGCTTTCTGCAGAAGGCCGCAGCGTCATTCATAACATTGAGCAGATAGACCGTGGGTACCAGAACATTGATGGTCGCCTGAACGCCCTGGGCGCGCAGATCACCCGCATTTAG
- a CDS encoding DUF4290 domain-containing protein → MVASSTFKQELLLREYGRNVQNIVQYILTVEDRTKRTQLAQLLVNLMGRLNPNVKDIQDAQQTLWNHLYVMSDGKLDVDAPYTLSAMEYLNEKPQRVEYPTQTPKYKHYGSNLERLIEKAKQINDPQEREAAIISVGKLMKVLYRTYNKDSVSDQVIMENLRDLSKGELDLDLALVEKGGLFESNIKTPQGPGNTYQRDQREPRDQREQKYKSNKNQNQNRSKNK, encoded by the coding sequence ATGGTAGCCAGTTCCACTTTTAAACAAGAGCTTTTGCTTCGGGAGTACGGCCGCAACGTGCAAAACATTGTCCAGTACATTCTTACGGTGGAAGACCGCACGAAACGTACCCAATTGGCCCAGCTGCTGGTGAACCTGATGGGGAGATTGAACCCCAATGTGAAAGATATCCAGGATGCTCAGCAAACCCTCTGGAACCACTTGTACGTGATGTCTGACGGTAAACTGGACGTAGACGCGCCCTATACCCTCAGCGCGATGGAATACCTCAATGAGAAACCACAGCGCGTGGAGTACCCTACCCAGACGCCCAAGTACAAGCACTACGGCTCTAACCTGGAGCGCCTAATTGAGAAAGCCAAGCAGATCAATGATCCGCAGGAGCGCGAGGCCGCCATCATCTCGGTGGGCAAGCTCATGAAAGTGCTGTACCGCACCTACAACAAAGACAGCGTGTCTGACCAGGTAATCATGGAGAACCTGCGCGACCTTTCCAAAGGAGAACTGGATTTAGATCTGGCCCTGGTGGAAAAAGGCGGCCTGTTTGAAAGCAATATCAAAACCCCGCAAGGGCCCGGCAATACGTACCAACGCGACCAAAGAGAACCAAGAGACCAGCGGGAGCAGAAGTACAAGAGCAACAAGAATCAGAACCAGAACCGAAGTAAGAATAAATAA